One window from the genome of Streptococcus parasanguinis encodes:
- a CDS encoding histidine phosphatase family protein, with protein MKLYFIRHGRTEWNEEGRFQGSNGDSPLLPASIHQLEKLGKHLASVPFDAAYTSDLPRAVHTAQIIIDQLEKPIVLQLTSALREWKLGKLEGAKIATITSIYPQQMDAFRHNLARFQNEIFDAESVYDTTKRTCDFVKSLKGKELDTVLIVGHGANLTASIRTLLGYETGELRKNGGLDNASVTILTTDDFEHYHLDTWNDTSYMED; from the coding sequence GTGAAACTATATTTTATACGACACGGACGGACAGAATGGAATGAAGAAGGACGTTTTCAGGGATCAAATGGCGATTCTCCGCTGTTACCAGCCTCTATTCATCAGCTTGAAAAACTAGGAAAGCACTTAGCTAGCGTTCCATTTGATGCAGCCTATACAAGTGATCTTCCACGGGCTGTTCATACTGCACAGATCATCATTGATCAATTAGAGAAACCTATAGTATTGCAACTAACTTCTGCTCTTCGTGAGTGGAAGTTAGGAAAATTGGAAGGAGCTAAGATCGCTACAATCACGTCCATTTATCCCCAACAAATGGATGCCTTTCGACATAACCTAGCCCGTTTCCAAAATGAAATCTTTGATGCAGAATCGGTTTATGATACAACCAAACGGACCTGCGATTTTGTAAAAAGTTTGAAAGGAAAAGAACTCGATACTGTTCTCATCGTTGGACATGGGGCTAATTTGACAGCTTCTATTCGAACCTTGCTTGGTTATGAAACAGGAGAACTCCGCAAAAATGGCGGACTAGATAATGCCAGCGTGACGATTCTGACAACAGATGATTTTGAGCACTATCACTTAGATACTTGGAACGACACCTCTTATATGGAAGACTAA
- a CDS encoding aminoacyl-tRNA deacylase, producing the protein MAKKNKVKKTLVEQILTKAKIEHVGLQINALEGILPEGIDRSTIFKTLALKGDKTGPVIGIIPITEHLSEKKLAKLSGNKKVAMIPQKDLEKTTGYIHGANNPVGIRQKHPFPIFFDESALQLETMIVSAGEIGHSIQIKPQLLADFVQATFADILE; encoded by the coding sequence ATGGCAAAAAAAAATAAAGTAAAAAAAACCTTGGTCGAGCAGATCTTAACAAAAGCAAAAATTGAGCACGTAGGCTTACAAATCAACGCTTTAGAAGGGATCTTACCAGAAGGGATTGATCGCTCTACTATTTTCAAAACCCTAGCTCTCAAAGGTGATAAAACGGGTCCAGTGATTGGGATCATTCCTATCACAGAGCATCTTTCAGAGAAAAAATTGGCCAAATTATCAGGAAATAAGAAAGTGGCAATGATTCCTCAAAAGGATCTCGAAAAAACAACAGGTTATATTCATGGTGCCAATAATCCCGTGGGCATTCGTCAAAAGCATCCTTTCCCAATCTTTTTCGATGAATCAGCCCTTCAGTTAGAGACCATGATCGTATCTGCCGGGGAAATCGGCCATAGTATTCAAATCAAACCACAACTTCTAGCAGACTTCGTACAAGCGACTTTTGCAGATATTTTAGAATAA
- a CDS encoding GH25 family lysozyme, producing the protein MRKRIKPVVLLVFFISFISFLVLSRTIADMQARAQQETTQTIPNSNTPRKTTTASSSSKKEEDINPELVDRPIIDISGWQLPSEIDYDVLSQNVGGVIVRVHSGAQAKKENAATYLNGLDKSFKTHIQEFQKRNIPVAVYAYVAAKDKKEMEKEAEEFYKAASPYKPTYYWLDVEEKTMKDMNAGVEAFRAKLQALGAKNIGLYIGTYFMEEHSISTDKFTALWIPTYGFDDGYYNAAPDTNTEYDLHQYTSQGQLNGFSHYLDLNQIAPTQDQEAIYRKLFKVQKDNSSS; encoded by the coding sequence ATGAGAAAAAGGATAAAACCCGTTGTTCTCTTGGTCTTTTTTATCAGTTTCATTTCTTTTCTCGTTCTTTCACGAACAATTGCTGATATGCAAGCAAGAGCACAACAAGAAACAACCCAAACGATTCCGAACTCCAATACACCTCGAAAAACAACTACTGCAAGCTCTTCTTCTAAAAAAGAGGAAGACATCAATCCAGAACTGGTTGACCGCCCGATCATTGATATCTCAGGCTGGCAATTGCCTAGTGAAATTGATTACGATGTCCTCTCCCAAAATGTGGGAGGTGTGATCGTTCGTGTCCATAGTGGGGCTCAAGCTAAAAAGGAAAATGCAGCAACCTACTTAAATGGTCTGGATAAATCTTTTAAAACCCATATCCAAGAATTCCAAAAACGAAATATCCCAGTCGCAGTCTATGCTTATGTCGCGGCTAAGGATAAAAAAGAAATGGAAAAAGAAGCAGAAGAATTTTACAAGGCTGCTTCTCCTTACAAACCGACCTACTATTGGTTAGACGTTGAGGAAAAAACCATGAAGGATATGAACGCAGGTGTTGAAGCTTTCCGAGCAAAACTACAAGCTTTGGGTGCAAAAAATATTGGACTCTATATCGGAACCTACTTCATGGAAGAACATAGTATCTCCACTGATAAATTTACGGCTCTTTGGATTCCTACTTATGGATTTGATGATGGCTACTACAATGCCGCGCCAGATACCAATACGGAATACGACTTGCATCAATATACCTCTCAAGGGCAATTAAATGGATTCTCACACTACTTGGATCTCAACCAAATTGCTCCGACGCAAGACCAAGAAGCGATTTATCGGAAACTTTTCAAGGTACAAAAAGATAACTCTTCCTCATAG
- the ftsW gene encoding cell division peptidoglycan polymerase FtsW codes for MKIEKRHLLNYSILIPYLILSIIGLIVVYSTTSALAIQSGVSSTRMVRTQGLFFILSLLTIALIYKFSLKFLRNKKVLAFVIFIEVILLILSRFITDTVNGAHGWLTIPGGFSIQPAEYLKVILVWYLALIFSKRQDEIRDYDYQALTHNEWIPRNLNDWRWLTLILIGIVVIMPDLGNATILALTVLIMITASGVGYRWFTSLLGLVVGASTIVLGSIWIIGVDRVAKIPVFGYVAKRFSAFFNPFNDLSGAGHQLANSYYAMSNGGWFGLGLGNSIEKQGYLPEAHTDFVFAIVIEELGFVGASLILALLFFLILRIILVGIRAKNPFNSMMAIGIGGMILVQTFINIGGISGLIPSTGVTFPFLSQGGNSLWVLSVAIAFVLNIDASEKRAKMEQEGMVFEEKGKIKPYY; via the coding sequence ATGAAAATTGAAAAAAGACATCTTTTAAATTATTCCATCCTCATTCCCTATTTGATTTTATCCATTATTGGTTTGATTGTAGTCTATTCGACAACAAGTGCCTTGGCAATTCAAAGTGGAGTGAGTTCTACTCGGATGGTGCGGACACAGGGACTCTTTTTTATCCTTAGTCTCCTAACCATCGCCTTGATTTATAAATTTAGCTTAAAGTTTCTTCGAAATAAAAAAGTGCTGGCTTTTGTCATCTTTATTGAAGTGATTTTGTTGATTTTGTCTAGGTTTATCACAGATACGGTCAATGGAGCTCATGGTTGGTTGACAATTCCTGGAGGATTCAGTATCCAGCCAGCGGAGTACCTTAAGGTGATCTTAGTCTGGTATCTAGCCTTGATCTTTTCTAAACGACAAGACGAGATACGCGATTATGATTATCAAGCCTTGACCCACAATGAATGGATCCCAAGGAATTTAAACGATTGGCGTTGGCTGACCTTGATTCTGATTGGAATCGTTGTGATTATGCCGGACTTGGGAAATGCAACGATCTTGGCCTTGACGGTCTTGATTATGATTACGGCTAGTGGAGTGGGCTACCGTTGGTTTACCTCTTTACTTGGTTTAGTTGTTGGAGCATCCACCATTGTACTTGGTTCAATATGGATCATCGGTGTGGATCGTGTCGCTAAAATTCCTGTCTTTGGTTATGTGGCCAAACGTTTTAGTGCCTTCTTTAACCCCTTTAATGACTTGTCTGGCGCAGGTCACCAATTAGCTAATTCCTACTATGCCATGAGTAACGGTGGTTGGTTTGGCTTGGGGCTAGGAAATTCCATTGAAAAACAAGGTTACTTACCAGAAGCGCACACAGACTTTGTGTTTGCGATTGTGATTGAAGAATTAGGTTTTGTTGGAGCTAGTTTGATCCTTGCTCTCTTATTCTTCTTAATTCTTCGGATCATTTTAGTCGGTATTCGAGCAAAGAATCCTTTTAATTCGATGATGGCCATTGGGATCGGTGGGATGATCTTGGTACAAACCTTCATTAACATCGGAGGTATTTCTGGTTTGATTCCGTCTACAGGTGTGACCTTCCCCTTCTTATCTCAAGGGGGAAATAGCTTATGGGTCTTATCCGTAGCGATTGCTTTTGTTTTGAATATCGATGCGAGTGAAAAACGGGCCAAGATGGAACAAGAAGGCATGGTTTTTGAAGAAAAAGGTAAAATCAAACCTTATTATTAA
- the ppc gene encoding phosphoenolpyruvate carboxylase, whose amino-acid sequence MVLKKLENYRNKGILTEEVEILTDLLDDITKNLVRPETFDKITQLKDLSKTQNYRDLNQLVGQLSNEEMTVISRYFAILPLLINISEDVDLAYEINHLNNVDGEYLGKLSSTIKEVAKNEDAQEILENLNIVPVLTAHPTQVQRKTMLDLTNHIHALLRQHRDVKAGLINENKWYNNLRCNIEIMMQTDMIRDKKLKVTNEITNVMEYYNSSFLQAVPNLMLEYKRLAKEHGLELEQPRPITMGMWIGGDRDGNPFVTAETLKRSATIQSEVILNYYIEKISKLYRHFSLSTSLSKTSEAVAEMAALSSDTSVFREKEPYRRAFHYIQSKLIQTLVNLKEWTMVGETREDRYAVERLLGANAHQQGPVSDYIGNRISGALKKISEKEAPAYASAQEFKEDLKKIKDSLLENKSEYLISGEFTELLEAIDVFGFYLASIDMRQDSSVHEACVAELLKSAGINDHYSDLSEEEKCQVLLKELLEDPRILSATHAEKSELLEKELAIFQTARELKDRLGEEVIRQNIISHATSVSDMLELAVMLKEVGLVDTEKARVQIVPLFETIEDLDHSEETMRSYLSLPIAKRWIASKNNYQEIMLGYSDSNKDGGYLSSCWTLFKAQQQLTAIGDEFGVKITFFHGRGGTVGRGGGPTYEAITSQPLKSINDRIRLTEQGEVIGNKYGNKDAAYYNLEMLVSATINRMIAEQKSPFSMFDRFGEVMDKVVNRSYDIYRDLVFGNEHFYDYFFESSPIKAISSFNIGSRPAARKTITEIGGLRAIPWVFSWSQSRVMFPGWYGVGSSFKEYIDEDPENIETLRYMYKNWPFFQSLLSNVDMVLSKANMDIAFEYAQLCEEEEVRNIYQIILHEWQLTKDIILMIEEQDELLAENPYLKESLDYRMPYFNVLNYIQLELIRRQRTGQLPADQDKLIHITINGVATGLRNSG is encoded by the coding sequence ATGGTTTTAAAAAAATTAGAGAACTATAGGAATAAAGGCATTCTTACAGAAGAGGTCGAAATTCTAACAGATTTATTAGATGATATTACTAAAAATTTGGTTCGTCCGGAAACCTTTGATAAAATTACACAGTTGAAGGATTTATCAAAAACACAGAATTACCGCGACTTGAATCAACTAGTGGGACAACTATCTAATGAAGAGATGACAGTGATTTCACGTTATTTTGCGATTTTACCACTCTTGATTAACATCTCAGAAGATGTCGATTTGGCCTATGAAATCAATCATTTGAATAATGTGGATGGCGAATACCTTGGAAAACTTTCTTCAACCATTAAAGAAGTTGCGAAGAATGAAGATGCGCAAGAAATTCTTGAAAATCTCAATATTGTACCGGTTTTAACAGCCCATCCAACTCAAGTGCAAAGAAAGACTATGCTGGATCTGACTAATCATATCCATGCTCTTCTTCGTCAACACCGGGATGTTAAAGCGGGATTGATTAATGAAAACAAGTGGTATAATAACCTTCGTTGTAATATTGAAATTATGATGCAAACGGATATGATCCGTGATAAAAAATTGAAGGTGACCAATGAGATCACCAACGTCATGGAATATTACAATAGCTCCTTCTTGCAAGCTGTTCCAAACTTGATGTTGGAGTACAAACGCTTGGCAAAAGAGCATGGATTAGAGCTTGAACAACCACGTCCAATTACAATGGGCATGTGGATTGGGGGAGACCGGGATGGAAATCCGTTTGTAACAGCTGAGACCTTGAAACGTTCTGCAACCATTCAAAGTGAAGTCATTTTGAACTATTATATCGAAAAGATTTCTAAATTATACCGTCATTTCTCACTTTCAACGAGTCTTTCTAAAACAAGTGAAGCAGTAGCTGAAATGGCAGCCCTATCAAGTGATACATCTGTTTTTCGTGAAAAAGAGCCATACCGTCGTGCTTTCCACTATATTCAGTCAAAATTGATCCAAACCTTGGTCAACTTAAAAGAATGGACGATGGTTGGGGAAACTAGAGAAGATCGTTATGCTGTCGAGAGGTTATTAGGAGCAAACGCTCATCAACAAGGGCCAGTTTCTGATTATATCGGCAATCGTATCTCTGGAGCTTTAAAGAAAATTTCTGAGAAAGAAGCTCCAGCTTATGCCTCTGCTCAAGAATTTAAAGAAGACCTTAAAAAGATCAAAGATTCCTTGTTAGAAAACAAGTCAGAGTATTTGATTTCGGGTGAATTTACAGAACTTCTAGAAGCCATCGATGTTTTTGGATTCTATCTCGCCTCTATTGATATGCGCCAGGATTCTAGTGTGCATGAAGCCTGTGTAGCAGAATTATTGAAATCAGCAGGGATTAATGACCATTATTCTGATTTATCAGAGGAAGAAAAGTGTCAAGTTCTCTTGAAAGAACTCTTAGAAGACCCACGGATTTTATCAGCCACCCATGCTGAAAAATCTGAACTACTTGAAAAAGAATTGGCAATTTTCCAAACAGCTCGTGAATTGAAGGATCGTTTAGGAGAAGAAGTCATTCGTCAAAACATCATTTCTCATGCAACAAGTGTATCAGATATGTTGGAATTGGCTGTGATGTTGAAAGAAGTGGGCTTAGTTGATACGGAAAAAGCTCGCGTGCAAATCGTACCTTTATTTGAAACAATCGAAGATTTGGATCATTCAGAAGAAACTATGAGAAGCTACTTGTCTCTTCCAATTGCCAAACGTTGGATTGCTTCCAAGAACAACTACCAAGAAATTATGTTAGGTTACTCGGATTCTAACAAGGATGGTGGCTACTTGTCTTCTTGTTGGACCCTCTTTAAAGCCCAACAACAATTGACCGCTATCGGAGATGAGTTTGGAGTGAAGATTACCTTCTTCCATGGTCGTGGTGGGACTGTTGGCCGTGGTGGAGGTCCTACTTATGAAGCCATCACGTCTCAACCGTTGAAATCCATTAATGACCGCATCCGCTTAACTGAGCAAGGGGAAGTAATCGGCAATAAATATGGAAATAAAGATGCTGCCTACTACAACCTTGAAATGCTCGTTTCTGCAACCATTAACCGAATGATTGCCGAACAAAAGAGTCCATTTTCTATGTTTGATCGTTTCGGGGAAGTCATGGATAAAGTCGTGAATCGCAGTTACGATATCTATCGTGATTTGGTCTTTGGAAATGAGCACTTCTATGATTACTTCTTTGAATCAAGTCCGATCAAAGCAATTTCAAGTTTTAATATTGGTTCACGTCCAGCTGCTCGTAAGACCATTACAGAAATTGGTGGTTTGCGTGCTATTCCTTGGGTCTTCTCTTGGTCACAAAGTCGGGTGATGTTCCCTGGTTGGTATGGAGTAGGTTCTAGCTTTAAGGAATATATCGATGAGGATCCTGAGAATATCGAAACCCTTCGATACATGTATAAAAACTGGCCTTTCTTCCAATCTCTCTTATCAAATGTGGACATGGTCTTATCCAAAGCCAACATGGACATTGCTTTTGAGTACGCCCAATTGTGTGAAGAAGAAGAAGTTCGCAATATCTATCAGATTATCTTACATGAATGGCAATTGACCAAGGACATCATCTTGATGATTGAGGAACAAGACGAGTTGCTCGCTGAAAATCCTTATTTGAAAGAAAGTTTGGACTATCGGATGCCATACTTTAACGTCTTGAACTATATTCAGTTAGAATTGATTCGACGTCAACGGACTGGACAACTACCAGCCGATCAAGACAAGCTAATCCATATTACGATCAATGGAGTGGCTACAGGATTACGAAATTCAGGTTAA
- the tuf gene encoding elongation factor Tu, with translation MAKEKYDRSKPHVNIGTIGHVDHGKTTLTAAITTVLARRLPSSVNQPKDYASIDAAPEERERGITINTAHVEYETAKRHYAHIDAPGHADYVKNMITGAAQMDGAILVVASTDGPMPQTREHILLSRQVGVKHLIVFMNKVDLVDDEELLELVEMEIRDLLSEYDFPGDDLPVIQGSALKALEGDSKYEDIIMELMDTVDEYIPEPERDTDKPLLLPVEDVFSITGRGTVASGRIDRGVVRVNDEIEIVGIKDEIQKAVVTGVEMFRKQLDEGLAGDNVGVLLRGIQRDEIERGQVIAKPGSINPHTKFKGEVYILTKEEGGRHTPFFNNYRPQFYFRTTDVTGSIELPAGTEMVMPGDNVTIDVELIHPIAVEQGTTFSIREGGRTVGSGMVTEIEA, from the coding sequence ATGGCAAAAGAAAAATACGATCGTAGTAAACCGCACGTTAACATCGGTACAATCGGACACGTTGACCACGGTAAAACTACCCTAACTGCAGCAATCACAACTGTTTTGGCACGTCGCTTGCCTTCATCAGTTAACCAACCTAAAGACTATGCGTCTATTGATGCTGCTCCAGAAGAACGCGAACGCGGTATCACCATCAACACTGCACACGTTGAGTACGAAACTGCTAAACGTCACTACGCTCACATCGACGCTCCAGGACACGCGGACTACGTTAAAAACATGATCACTGGTGCCGCTCAAATGGACGGAGCTATCCTTGTAGTAGCTTCAACTGACGGACCAATGCCACAAACACGTGAACACATCCTTCTTTCACGTCAGGTTGGTGTTAAACACTTGATCGTCTTCATGAACAAAGTTGACTTGGTTGACGATGAAGAATTGCTTGAATTGGTTGAAATGGAAATCCGTGACCTTCTTTCAGAATACGATTTCCCAGGTGATGACCTTCCAGTTATCCAAGGTTCAGCTCTTAAAGCTCTTGAAGGTGACTCTAAATATGAAGACATCATCATGGAATTGATGGATACTGTTGATGAGTACATCCCAGAACCAGAACGCGATACTGACAAACCATTGCTTCTTCCAGTCGAAGACGTATTCTCAATCACTGGACGTGGTACAGTTGCTTCAGGACGTATCGACCGTGGTGTTGTTCGTGTCAACGACGAAATCGAAATCGTTGGTATCAAAGACGAAATCCAAAAAGCAGTTGTTACTGGTGTTGAAATGTTCCGTAAACAACTTGACGAAGGTCTTGCAGGGGATAACGTTGGTGTGCTTCTTCGTGGTATCCAACGTGATGAAATCGAACGTGGACAAGTTATCGCTAAACCAGGTTCAATCAACCCACACACTAAATTCAAAGGTGAAGTTTACATCCTTACTAAAGAAGAAGGTGGACGTCATACTCCATTCTTCAACAACTACCGTCCACAGTTCTACTTCCGTACAACTGACGTAACTGGATCTATCGAACTTCCAGCTGGAACTGAAATGGTAATGCCTGGTGATAACGTGACTATCGACGTTGAGTTGATCCACCCAATCGCCGTTGAACAAGGTACTACATTCTCAATCCGTGAAGGTGGACGTACTGTTGGTTCAGGTATGGTTACTGAAATCGAAGCTTAA
- the tpiA gene encoding triose-phosphate isomerase, whose amino-acid sequence MSRKPFIAGNWKMNKNPEEAKAFVEAVASKLPSADLVEAGIAAPAVDLTAVLAAAKGSNLKVAAQNTYFENAGAFTGETSPQVLKEIGTDYVVIGHSERRDYFHETDEDINKKAKAIFANGMLPIICCGESLETYEAGKAAEFVGAQVSAALAGLTAEQVASTVIAYEPIWAIGTGKSASQDDAQKMCKVVRDVVAADFGQEVADKVRVQYGGSVKPENVAEYMACPDVDGALVGGASLDPESFLALLDFVK is encoded by the coding sequence ATGTCACGTAAACCATTTATCGCTGGTAACTGGAAAATGAACAAAAATCCAGAAGAAGCAAAAGCATTCGTTGAAGCTGTAGCATCAAAACTTCCTTCAGCTGACCTTGTTGAAGCTGGTATCGCAGCTCCTGCAGTTGACTTGACAGCTGTTCTTGCTGCTGCTAAAGGTTCAAACCTTAAAGTTGCTGCCCAAAACACTTACTTTGAAAATGCCGGTGCCTTCACTGGTGAAACTAGCCCACAAGTTTTGAAAGAAATCGGTACTGACTACGTTGTTATTGGTCACTCAGAACGTCGTGACTACTTCCATGAAACTGATGAAGATATCAACAAAAAAGCAAAAGCAATCTTTGCGAACGGTATGCTTCCAATCATCTGTTGTGGTGAAAGCCTTGAAACTTACGAAGCTGGTAAAGCAGCAGAATTCGTAGGGGCTCAAGTATCAGCTGCTCTTGCTGGATTGACTGCAGAACAAGTCGCTTCAACAGTTATCGCATACGAACCAATCTGGGCGATCGGTACTGGTAAATCAGCTTCACAAGACGACGCACAAAAAATGTGTAAAGTTGTTCGTGACGTTGTAGCTGCTGACTTTGGTCAAGAAGTGGCTGACAAAGTACGTGTTCAATACGGTGGTTCAGTGAAACCTGAAAACGTTGCTGAATACATGGCTTGTCCAGACGTTGACGGAGCTCTTGTTGGTGGTGCATCACTTGATCCAGAAAGCTTCTTGGCATTGCTTGACTTCGTTAAATAA
- a CDS encoding aminoacyltransferase — translation MTLTTISKEEFTSFANTVSHRSFIQSAEMADLLEKRGNTVRFIAWKQEDQVQVAAILYSLPMTGGLHMEINSGPLYQEEAMLEPFYAALKDYAKENGAIELVIKPYDTYQTFDSDGNPTSEEQTHFMDTLKKLGYQHDGLTTGYPGGEGDWHYVKDMEGITEKNLLKSFSKKGKPLVKKAKSFGIELKRLNRDELQLFKDITSSTSDRRDYQDKTLDYYQTFYDSFGDKADFMIATLNFHQYYTNLEKDQGKLAQKIEKLQKDLEVNPHSEKKQNQLREFSSQFDTFEVRKKEAKEYIEKYGDQDVILAGSLFVYMPQESTYLFSGSYTEFNKFYAPAVLQEYMMLETIKRGIPRYNFLGIQGIFDGSDGVLRFKQNFNGYIVRKMGTFRYYPSPLKYKLISLIKKLLGRS, via the coding sequence ATGACTCTTACGACAATTTCAAAAGAAGAATTTACCTCATTTGCAAATACTGTCTCCCATCGCTCTTTTATCCAGTCTGCTGAAATGGCAGATCTGCTTGAAAAGCGAGGAAACACGGTCCGATTTATCGCTTGGAAACAAGAAGATCAAGTCCAAGTGGCAGCGATCTTGTACAGTCTTCCTATGACAGGTGGTCTCCATATGGAAATCAATTCTGGTCCCCTTTACCAAGAGGAGGCTATGCTAGAACCCTTCTATGCAGCCTTAAAAGACTATGCGAAAGAGAATGGAGCTATTGAACTCGTTATCAAGCCCTATGATACCTATCAAACTTTTGACAGTGACGGCAATCCAACCAGTGAAGAGCAAACCCATTTCATGGATACCCTAAAAAAATTGGGCTATCAGCATGATGGTTTAACAACAGGTTATCCAGGAGGAGAAGGTGATTGGCACTATGTAAAAGATATGGAGGGCATCACCGAAAAAAATCTTCTCAAGAGCTTCAGTAAAAAAGGAAAGCCACTTGTCAAAAAAGCCAAATCTTTCGGTATTGAACTGAAACGATTAAACCGGGATGAACTACAACTTTTCAAGGATATTACTTCTTCTACTAGTGACCGTCGAGACTATCAAGATAAGACCTTGGATTATTACCAAACCTTCTATGATAGTTTTGGCGACAAAGCAGATTTCATGATCGCAACGCTGAACTTTCACCAATACTACACCAATCTTGAAAAAGACCAAGGAAAACTAGCACAGAAGATTGAGAAATTACAGAAAGATCTTGAAGTCAACCCACATTCAGAGAAAAAACAAAATCAACTTCGTGAATTCTCTAGCCAGTTTGATACCTTTGAGGTGAGAAAGAAGGAAGCGAAAGAATATATAGAAAAATATGGAGATCAAGACGTCATTCTTGCAGGAAGCCTCTTCGTCTATATGCCACAAGAATCCACCTATTTATTCAGTGGCTCTTATACAGAATTTAACAAGTTCTATGCTCCTGCTGTTCTCCAAGAATATATGATGCTTGAAACCATCAAACGTGGTATCCCAAGATATAACTTCCTTGGTATTCAAGGAATCTTTGACGGGTCAGATGGTGTGCTTCGTTTCAAACAGAATTTCAATGGCTACATCGTCCGTAAGATGGGGACCTTCCGTTATTACCCAAGTCCTCTGAAATACAAACTGATTTCTCTCATTAAGAAACTATTAGGACGTTCCTAA
- a CDS encoding aminoacyltransferase, whose protein sequence is MYHYQLGISASEHDDFVIQSDQTNLLQSSSWAKIKDNWGNERVGFYQEDQLVAVASILIQPLPLGFSMLYIPRGPIMDYQNKELVSYVIQSLKKIAKQYKALFVKFDPSLFLSKHLIGQEKTEAPAVQAVIDTLTTEGIEWTGRTSDMAENIQPRFQANIHKEFFTEQDLSKSTRQAIRTARNKGIQVQFGGTELLEDFASLMKKTEARKSIHLRGKDYYEKLLTTYQGQSYITLSTLDLEKRKSSLIKDLEKNKAEAEKFTEKTKPGKVENNQKEKERIEEELQFLEQHLQEGRQVVPLSGTLTLEFGGTSENVYAGMDEEFRRYQPAILTWYETAQHAFDRGASWQNMGGIENSLDGGLYHFKSKFNPVIEEFVGEFNLPTSPLYPLVNKVYKIRKKLRSK, encoded by the coding sequence ATGTACCATTACCAGCTAGGAATTTCTGCTAGTGAGCATGATGACTTTGTTATTCAGAGTGACCAAACCAATCTCTTACAAAGCAGCTCATGGGCAAAAATCAAAGATAATTGGGGAAATGAACGGGTTGGTTTTTATCAAGAAGACCAATTAGTCGCTGTTGCAAGCATCTTGATTCAACCCCTGCCACTTGGCTTTTCCATGCTTTACATTCCTCGAGGCCCAATCATGGATTACCAAAACAAAGAGCTGGTTTCATATGTGATCCAGTCCCTTAAAAAAATTGCCAAACAATACAAGGCCTTGTTTGTGAAATTTGATCCAAGTCTTTTCTTGAGTAAACACTTGATTGGACAAGAAAAGACGGAAGCTCCTGCTGTGCAAGCGGTGATCGATACCCTAACAACAGAAGGGATTGAATGGACTGGCCGAACCAGTGATATGGCAGAAAATATCCAACCACGCTTTCAAGCAAATATCCACAAAGAGTTTTTCACCGAGCAAGATCTTTCAAAATCTACTCGACAAGCCATCCGAACTGCTCGAAACAAAGGGATCCAAGTCCAATTTGGCGGGACTGAATTGTTAGAGGACTTTGCTTCTCTCATGAAAAAGACTGAGGCTCGTAAAAGCATTCATTTACGTGGAAAAGACTACTACGAAAAACTACTCACAACCTACCAAGGACAATCCTACATTACTTTGTCTACTCTAGATCTCGAGAAACGGAAAAGCTCCCTTATAAAAGATCTTGAAAAAAACAAGGCAGAGGCTGAAAAATTCACAGAAAAAACAAAGCCTGGCAAGGTTGAGAACAACCAAAAAGAAAAAGAGCGTATAGAGGAAGAACTGCAATTTCTTGAGCAGCATCTCCAAGAAGGTAGACAGGTCGTTCCTTTATCCGGGACCTTAACCCTTGAATTCGGTGGGACGTCTGAAAATGTTTATGCAGGGATGGATGAAGAATTCCGCCGTTACCAACCTGCTATCCTCACTTGGTATGAAACTGCCCAACACGCTTTCGACCGTGGTGCTTCTTGGCAAAATATGGGGGGCATTGAAAATTCACTCGATGGTGGTCTCTATCATTTCAAATCAAAATTTAATCCTGTCATTGAAGAATTTGTTGGGGAATTCAACCTCCCAACCAGTCCACTCTATCCACTTGTAAACAAGGTCTACAAGATTCGGAAAAAATTAAGGAGTAAATAA